Proteins from one Pseudodesulfovibrio hydrargyri genomic window:
- a CDS encoding helix-turn-helix domain-containing protein, with product MTFQELGEILKNEREAKGLTIKAVMEATKISRVILLALEGGDRSVLPHPVYTKGFVKSYARLLGLDPDELSMVVDREYRMEPPEAGDVSYDVAPNAEKAFQDNDMSAGRRKRSVWPTLLVVLALAVAAGILVLNLNKAKLPGGSDPAPAPAEQSAQPAEPGPAAPEAVVPETAPAEEQAAPEAAPALEQGGAEETEQLPAEVTAPAAPAEAEPAQEQAVAPVPAPARDEVVDEEAAITQEGAPDEPKYDHVLIIRATTDKGCWIGVWRGEETQMARDFVLRRGEPLRLMFNSPRRIRIGNVSGVTVTYNGQPYALDDAKGNIQTITFGM from the coding sequence ATGACATTTCAGGAACTCGGCGAAATACTGAAAAACGAGCGGGAGGCCAAGGGGCTGACCATCAAGGCGGTCATGGAGGCCACCAAAATCAGCCGCGTCATCCTCCTCGCCCTGGAAGGCGGCGACCGCTCGGTCCTGCCGCATCCCGTGTACACCAAGGGGTTCGTCAAGAGCTACGCCCGCCTGCTCGGGCTGGACCCGGACGAACTGTCCATGGTCGTGGACCGCGAATACCGGATGGAGCCGCCCGAAGCCGGGGATGTCTCCTACGATGTGGCCCCCAACGCGGAAAAGGCGTTTCAGGATAACGACATGAGCGCGGGTCGTCGCAAGCGGTCCGTGTGGCCCACGCTGCTCGTGGTCCTGGCCCTGGCCGTCGCGGCCGGGATTCTGGTCCTGAACCTGAACAAGGCCAAATTGCCGGGCGGTTCCGACCCCGCGCCCGCCCCGGCCGAGCAGTCCGCGCAACCCGCCGAACCCGGCCCGGCCGCTCCCGAGGCCGTGGTTCCCGAGACCGCGCCCGCCGAGGAGCAGGCCGCTCCCGAAGCCGCACCCGCCCTGGAGCAGGGCGGGGCGGAGGAGACGGAGCAACTGCCTGCGGAAGTGACCGCACCGGCCGCGCCCGCCGAGGCCGAACCCGCGCAGGAGCAGGCCGTGGCGCCTGTTCCGGCGCCCGCCCGGGACGAGGTCGTGGACGAGGAGGCCGCCATTACCCAGGAGGGTGCGCCCGACGAGCCGAAATACGACCATGTGCTGATCATCCGCGCCACCACCGACAAGGGGTGCTGGATCGGCGTCTGGCGCGGCGAGGAAACCCAGATGGCCCGCGACTTCGTCCTGCGCAGGGGCGAGCCCCTGCGGCTGATGTTCAACAGCCCGCGCCGCATCCGTATCGGCAACGTCTCCGGCGTGACCGTGACCTACAACGGACAGCCCTACGCCCTGGACGACGCCAAGGGCAACATCCAGACCATCACCTTCGGCATGTAG
- the recO gene encoding DNA repair protein RecO: protein MSATEKALVLKTGRFREADVWVRLLTPTRGVFNGFAFGGSRSRRRFVGCLDPLSHVLFTIGTNKTGTYTVLEEGSLLHNFPEVRKDPAKTGLAVNCVKFVEAVEIDPADAKPAYELLLETLYMLDESGGHSDFTPWLFRAKLAFEMGFTPDFLACGVCGRPLSCECGHRFGVERGQVACRTCLSDGKPLEGLARPISAGVLRVLDWIQHSRPSDWAAVTMDGEVRRQVSQLIELFVAYHLGLSWEGGMYKKV from the coding sequence ATGAGCGCCACCGAGAAAGCCCTCGTACTCAAGACCGGGCGTTTTCGAGAGGCCGACGTATGGGTCCGGCTGCTGACACCCACCCGCGGGGTGTTCAACGGGTTCGCCTTTGGCGGCAGCCGCTCGCGCCGCCGCTTCGTGGGTTGCCTCGACCCCCTGAGCCACGTCCTCTTCACCATCGGCACCAACAAGACCGGCACCTATACCGTCCTCGAAGAGGGCAGTCTGCTGCACAATTTTCCCGAGGTCCGCAAGGACCCGGCCAAGACCGGTCTGGCCGTGAACTGCGTCAAGTTCGTGGAGGCGGTGGAGATCGACCCGGCCGACGCCAAGCCCGCCTACGAGCTGCTTCTCGAGACTCTGTACATGCTCGACGAGAGCGGTGGGCACAGCGACTTCACGCCGTGGCTTTTTCGGGCCAAGCTGGCCTTCGAGATGGGCTTCACGCCCGACTTCCTGGCCTGCGGGGTGTGCGGCCGCCCCCTGTCCTGCGAATGCGGCCACCGCTTCGGCGTGGAACGGGGCCAAGTGGCCTGCCGGACTTGTCTTTCGGACGGGAAACCGTTAGAGGGACTTGCTCGGCCGATTTCCGCAGGGGTCCTGCGCGTCCTGGACTGGATTCAGCACAGCAGGCCGTCCGATTGGGCCGCGGTGACCATGGACGGCGAGGTACGCCGACAGGTCAGTCAATTGATCGAACTTTTCGTCGCCTACCACCTGGGCCTGTCCTGGGAGGGCGGCATGTATAAAAAGGTATGA
- the glyQ gene encoding glycine--tRNA ligase subunit alpha yields MNFQEVILKLQNFWADYGCAVVQAMDIECGAGTFNPSTFFRVIGPEPWKTAYVEPSRRPTDGRYGENPNRLQHYYQFQVILKPSPDNVQELYLESLKEIGIDAAAHDIRFVEDDWESPTLGAWGLGWEVWLNGMEVTQFTYFQQVGGIDLKPVSVEITYGLERLCMYLQEKESVYDLMWNNEITYGNVYHQNEVEMSKYNFELSDADMLFDLFNKFEGECLKLCEEGLPWPAYDYCLKCSHSFNLLDARGAISITERATYIGRVRNLASKIARLYADQREEMGYPMLKK; encoded by the coding sequence ATGAATTTTCAGGAAGTCATACTGAAATTACAGAATTTCTGGGCGGATTACGGGTGCGCCGTGGTCCAGGCCATGGACATCGAGTGCGGGGCGGGGACCTTCAACCCCTCCACCTTTTTCCGGGTCATCGGCCCCGAACCGTGGAAGACCGCCTATGTGGAGCCTTCCCGCCGTCCGACCGACGGCCGATACGGGGAGAATCCGAACCGTCTGCAGCACTACTACCAGTTCCAGGTCATCCTGAAGCCGTCCCCGGACAACGTCCAGGAACTGTACCTCGAGAGCCTGAAGGAGATCGGCATCGACGCGGCCGCCCACGACATCCGGTTCGTGGAGGACGACTGGGAATCCCCGACCCTGGGCGCCTGGGGCCTGGGCTGGGAGGTCTGGCTCAACGGTATGGAGGTCACCCAGTTCACCTATTTCCAGCAGGTCGGCGGCATCGACCTGAAGCCCGTGTCCGTGGAGATCACCTACGGCCTCGAGCGGCTGTGCATGTATCTGCAGGAGAAGGAGTCGGTCTACGATCTCATGTGGAACAACGAGATCACCTACGGCAACGTCTACCACCAGAACGAGGTGGAGATGTCCAAGTACAACTTCGAACTGTCCGACGCGGACATGCTCTTCGACCTGTTCAACAAGTTCGAGGGCGAATGCCTGAAGCTGTGCGAGGAGGGACTGCCCTGGCCCGCCTACGACTACTGCCTGAAGTGCTCCCATTCCTTCAACCTGCTGGACGCCAGGGGGGCCATCTCCATCACCGAGCGCGCCACCTACATCGGCCGTGTGCGCAACCTGGCCTCGAAGATCGCCAGGCTCTACGCCGACCAGCGGGAAGAGATGGGCTACCCCATGCTCAAGAAATAA